Proteins from a single region of Candidatus Parcubacteria bacterium:
- a CDS encoding hypothetical protein (Derived by automated computational analysis using gene prediction method: GeneMarkS-2+.) → MTKTIKIWLLKLFPLIIIYLLFLIKFIGNSDYESLIVLLAALPLTIYIFTENIKLKKNLQYLLYFFIVGIIIYWVFASYGLIWGIFNGQFMFSGFSCFFTGCYGETGWGLFTQSALFTVDLKVLLYLAVIFLAIKNRRLVRN, encoded by the coding sequence AAAATTTGGCTCTTAAAACTTTTTCCTTTAATCATTATTTATCTGTTATTTTTAATTAAATTTATTGGTAACAGTGATTATGAATCTTTAATTGTTTTGCTGGCAGCGCTACCTTTAACTATTTATATTTTTACTGAAAATATAAAGCTAAAGAAAAATTTACAATATTTACTTTATTTTTTTATTGTAGGAATTATAATTTATTGGGTATTTGCATCTTATGGTTTAATATGGGGGATCTTTAATGGACAATTTATGTTCTCTGGCTTCTCCTGTTTTTTTACTGGCTGTTACGGAGAAACAGGTTGGGGTTTATTTACTCAAAGCGCATTATTTACTGTTGATTTAAAGGTATTACTTTATTTAGCTGTTATTTTTCTTGCAATTAAAAATAGAAGATTAGTTCGTAATTAA
- a CDS encoding hypothetical protein (Derived by automated computational analysis using gene prediction method: GeneMarkS-2+.), with amino-acid sequence MVSMKEFKKRLGNTANNYSEEELIKLREDMDGLANFLLDEYVDKLKGGKKV; translated from the coding sequence ATGGTTAGCATGAAGGAATTTAAAAAAAGATTAGGAAATACGGCAAATAATTATAGCGAAGAAGAGTTGATAAAATTAAGGGAAGATATGGACGGACTAGCTAACTTTTTGCTAGATGAATATGTTGATAAATTAAAGGGCGGTAAAAAGGTTTAA
- a CDS encoding hypothetical protein (Derived by automated computational analysis using gene prediction method: GeneMarkS-2+.), which translates to MLRKILKAMIIGLLISLFFTGGFFVYIIIGGVLGDIEALRMSYVTWPALIATIIATILWLLIIPLTLRLIREK; encoded by the coding sequence ATGTTGAGAAAAATTCTAAAAGCAATGATCATTGGTTTACTAATTTCCTTGTTTTTTACCGGGGGATTTTTTGTTTATATTATTATTGGCGGTGTCCTTGGCGATATAGAAGCGTTAAGGATGAGCTATGTCACTTGGCCGGCATTGATTGCCACGATTATCGCGACAATTTTGTGGTTACTGATAATTCCTTTGACTTTAAGGCTGATTAGGGAGAAGTAA